Within the Nyctibius grandis isolate bNycGra1 chromosome 4, bNycGra1.pri, whole genome shotgun sequence genome, the region CCCCCCGCTCAGCCCGTCTCCAAGGGGATGGGGGAATGTGgccccagcgctgcccaccCTCATCCGGCTCTGGGCTCTGGCTCTGCCCATGCCCCAGGCAGTGCAAGCCCTTTGCTGGGAGGTGTAACCCCAGCTATGCCTCTGCCCAGCAGACCATGGGCTGCCCAGAGTACGTGATGACAGGGCCATCCATGAGGAATAAGAACCCCGTGCCCATGGCATCACTGTGACATTGATGCCACACAAGGCACCCAGCACGTAGgtgccccagctgccccccagtgctgcagcatggagcatctgggGTGTCCTGCTCCTCCATCCCCTGCACCTCAAACACCTCCAAACTGATAGTccatggggcacagggtgggaACCAGGATCCCCTGCCCCATGCCAGGGCATACCTGTAGGGTGCCAGGTGGGATGGGGCAGAGGAGCTGGTGGATAACGGGGGCACCTTGTGCCTACAACACCTCCCCATGGGCACAGGAAcccagggtgggctggggggggctaTGTGAGGGTGCTCCCTGTGAGGGCGAGGGGCACGCAGCGCCGTGCACCCACCCGGCTGGGGCAGCAGGGCGGGAgggcgagcggcggcgggggggcggccggcggggcgggctaGCGAGGGACCgggggggcagccccagggggggcagccccgggggcccGGCGGCCGGAGCAGATTGGCTGCGGGCGAGGCCTCCCGGGGCTCCTTAGAAAGGGCGGCGAGCGGGGGAGGCGCTACGGGAGCAGGCGGCGGCGCCCGGCCGCGCTCCGTCCCGCTCCGTCCCGCTCGGCCGGCGGCGatgcggcgggcgggcggccccgcggcgggccgGGTCCCGGCGCTGCTGGCGCTGGCGCTGGCGCTGGCCGGGtcccggggcggcgggcagcaCTACGACTACTACGGGTGGCAGCCCGAGAGCCTGCCCCGCGGGCGGTTCTACGGGCGGGAGCCGCAGTGCCTCGACATCCCGCCCGACATGCCGCTCTGCCGCGACGTGGGCTACAAGCGCATGCGGCTGCCCAACCTGCTGGAGCACGAGAGCATGGCCGAGGCCAAGCAGCAGGCCGGCAGCTGGGTGCCCCTGCTCGCCAAGCAGTGCCACACCGACACccagctcttcctctgctccctcttCGCCCCCGTCTGCCTCGACCGGCCCGTCTACCCCTGCCGCTCCCTCTGCGAGGTGGTGCGCGACTCCTGCGCCCCCGTCATGGAGTCCTACGGCTTCCCCTGGCCCGAGATGCTGCACTGCGGCAAGTTCCCCTCCGACCACGAGCTCTGCATCGCTGTCCAGTTCGGGAACAGCAAGGCCACCCCGCCGCCAGGTAAGCGGGAAGGGCACTGCGATGGGATGGGGATTCACGCAGGGCACCTGCCAGCAGCatgtccctgggcagccaggcCCCACATGCTGGgtgcctctgcagagcccctGCACCCCTACCTCTACACCCCTTGAAGCAGGGCCTGGGGCGCTGGTGCTGGCCAAGGACCCTCTGTATGCAGCAGGGCACGAGTGggcacagcaccagcagcacctgctGCTTTGGCTGGGCACCCCTCACTGTCCAGGGAGCCAGACACCCTGGCCCCAGGGCAGCCAGGCACCCAGCTGCCTGCAtggagctgcccagggcaggggagagcagCCACGGCAGCAGTGCTGAGGGTGAACATGGGACAAgatgggagctgctgggggacCCGTGGCAGAGCTGTGTCCCTTGCCTCCCGATAGGTCCCATCCCAGTAGCAGAGAGCATCCTGCACCTGTGGGTATTAGCCCCGTGCTGCTGTCCCCTCAGGCAGGGGAGAGGACATCACCCCAAGGCAGCCCAGTGTCAGGATTAGGGCTCTGACACTCTTCAGGCTGGGGCCacgcttgctgctgctgctgtgccccaAAGCATCAGCTGCTGGATAAGGGGTGTCCCCATACCCCGTCCCTCCTGGGGGTGTGCTGGGACACTGGCCAGTGAGGTGCTCTGTGCCCTCTGCATCACCCCGGCACAACTGcccagggagcagaggggctgccAGGGCTCTCCCAGCATGTCCCCACGGAGCTGGCCCAGGTGACAGGCAtcagcagcagggagctgtgACAGTGGCTGGTCTCTCACCGCAGTGTCCAAGATCTGCACCCAGTGCGAGATGGAGCACAAGGCGGACGGCATGATGGAGCAGATGTGCTCCAGCGACTTCGGTGAGTGCTGGGGTCCCCTTCCCAGTCCCCCCTGAGCACGGGGCTGCCCTCCCCCAGCTCTGACAGCCCAGGCGGGGGTTGGCCAGAAGGCATGGTTTTCCAGTGACAACCCCACAGGAGACTCCCTGAGCTATTCCCTTGGCCCCTGTGTGCGTGGGATGGGTGCACCACAGGAGAAGACAGTGGCAGGGTAACAGGCGGAATGGGTCATTTGGGAGGGTCTCAGGGGGCCTCTGTGGAAGCCCCCAACAGCCCCTTCCACTCCCCACACAGTAACTTCCCTAGAGGCCCTTCTTCTGGGTCCCACCCCAGGGATGGGCTGCACCCCGTCCTGCACAGGTGCATAGCCCagacccccccagcagcaccccagcagTGCCCCACAGCAgtcacccccccccacccatgtCCCACGGCTGCCCCACACAGTGGTGAAGATGCGCATCAAGGAGATGACAGAGGAGAACGGGGAGCGGCGGCTGGTGGCTGCCCAGAAGAAGAAGGTGCTGAAGCTGGGCCCACTGAAGCGCAAGGACACCAAGAAGATGGTTCTGTACATGAGGAACGCGGGCACCTGCCCCTGCCCTCAGCTTGACAGCCTCAGTGGCAGCTTCCTGGTGATGGGCCGCAAGGTGGGCGGCCGCCTGCTCCTCCTCGCCATCTACCCCTGGCAGAAGCACAACAAGGAGATGAAGTTTGCTGTCAAGTTCATGTTCTCCTACCCTTGCCCCCTCTACCACCCCCTGCTCTATGGGGCTGGGCAGCACTAGGgctctgcccaccctgccctgccctgggactCCTGAACTGGCCTGATGCTGCACCCCTGGCACCCTGGCTGCACCCCAGCACTGCTCCCTTGGGCCCTTGACTGTACCTCAGGACCCTGCTctgcaccccaggaccccagctctgctccccttgGCCCCTTGACTATGCCCCAGGACCCTGCACTGCACGCCTAGGATTCCCAGCTGCATTCGTGGGAGCCTTGATCCACAGCCAGGACCCCCTGCCCTTTCCTGAGAGCCCTGTTCTGCTCCCAGGACCCCTGCCCACACCCAGAAGCTTAGGCTGTACCCAGGACCATTGCTCTGCATGCTTGTGAGCCCTGGTCTGCACCAGAGACCCCTGGTACCCCCAAGCCCTCTGCCTAGCGCTTATCTGCACTTAGGACCCCTGCTTGGCCCTCTTGGGACCCCTTGGCTGTACCTGAGACTCTTACCCTGCACCCCTGTGTCCCCTGGCCAGCTCCCTGATGACATGCCCCAGACCCTCAGCCCTGCCAAATCCCTTCTCCTGCCCACCAAAGCATCCCATGCCCTCCCCTTGAGTTCACACCCCAGCCCAGGATTATCCCACCTTTGCAGGGACCCACCACAGCCAAAGCaggtccctgctgtccccacagACTGGCCCCCTCAAGGCCAAGTGCCCagggcagcacagcccctgcctgggctcccccctccttcccatcCCACACGGCTCAGTGGGAGGGGTCCACCTCCAAGCCCCCCagaccagccctgctgcatcCCTCACACACAGCCCGCCGAGACCCAACCGAGGCACCCCTTGCCACAGTAAATTATGCCACCTTGGAGAAGCCTGTGTCCGGCTCCCTGTGGTTCATGGGCAAGCGCCCCTCAGGGCTCCCTCCGCGACCCCAAGAAAGATGGGAGGAGGCTCCCGGTCCTGCCCGCTGAGTGGGACAACCCGAGGGAACGGGGTCACCCTGGAGACCTGCTCCAGGCACCATGCCcagagcccagggctgggcagcctGACTGAGCTGAGGGACGAGGTTCCCCGTGGTCACAGGCATCGCTGGAGCCTCAGGCATCCCTGTCACTTCAGGGAGCCTGAGAGGGCAGCAAGGATGGGGTGGGGACAGAGGAGCCACACAGCTGGGTCTGAGGGTGTTTGCCAGAGAGGTTTCTCCCTCCGTCAACCCTGGGGGACAGATCTgcaggctgggagctggaggCACACGTGGGGAGCCTGGCATGTGGGGGGCAGATCCTGGGCCAGGATCcctgcctccatccctggggACCCCACCTCCGCACCACCCGAAAGCCTTGTCTGCAtctcccagccagccctgccaccccacagccccctcccaaAAGGCTCCCTGGGGACACCCACCTGCACCAGCCGGGaccccccagcagcaccgggACCGGGGCAGCCCTCAGCCTGGCCCCTCTGATGGCAGCAGGGTGCGGCCCCTCTGATGGCAGCAGGGTGCTGCCCCTCAGCTCAGTTCCTCgggctgcctctgccccagcagccccccagtcCCAGCAGGCGAGGGGGGCAGCCCGCCTGCCCCTGGCCCACGCCAGCCCTGTTTACCCTGCGCATTCTTGCATCATTCTGTCCCGCCGGGGTGAGAGAGGCACGAAGGCAGCCGCCGGGATATTTACCCAGCGCCTGGCTGCCTTCGCTGCGGTTTCTCCCTGGAGCTGGCCCCGACGCAGGGGACCCTCCTGGGACAAGAGAGGAATTGAGGCTGCGGGACGCCTGCGCCCACCCTCCTCCCAGCCGATGAGGCTACCAGGCACCTGCCCCACACCGGGGTGATCCCTGCTCCCTCTGTCCCGCCTTGGGCATGGCCTCGGTCCCACTGGCCGCACCGCCACCTCCCGGAGCCCCAAAGGGCACTTGCATCCCCTTCCAGCCAGGGGGGATGCACCCCTGCCCCGCAGCTGGCCAGGGACACGGGGCAGCCAGCTGCCACAACACCCGCACGCCGGGGGCAGGCAGTTGCTGCCCCCACCTTCCACCCCAGCCAacgtggaaaaaaaatggggaaaaatctCAAATATTGTTAGAAGGTATGTTCAGAGCGAGGCTGCTGAGCACGCTGCCACAGGAATAAACATCGTCAATTATGTCATTTTACTGCAAAACTCAAAAGTACGCAAATAAAACCCCATCTCCCACAGTCCAAGTTATCTGTAGCCCTCTGTATTCTGCATCATTAGCATCTTTCCAGGGAGCTTTTAGACATACATGGCCACGGCGCTCGTCGCTCCAAGTATTTTCTCTAGAAAGACAAGTAACTTCTCTGCCTCCCACCATCGGCTGCCTGAGCTCTACAGCtcaaacccccagcccctcgcagACCAGTACTCGCCCCGTTGCAGATACACCCTCACCCACAAACACGACACCACAGCTCTTGGGGTGCTACACAGCCCACTCCCCAATTTTACAGCTGCTCCACAGCCCCCAGTAACTGCTGAACCCTCCGAATGCCAGCCTCCCCCCGCACCCTGGCCTTGGAGCACACCCAACACAACACAAACACCCTCATCGtcactgccaagtccagctTCTCCCCCAGTTTCCACAGGGCACAGCTTGAGGAAGGGGTTTATGAGCCCAGGGCTGAGAGGAGGGCTCAGGCTGCCCCGAGAGCTCCCACACTGGTGGGGTGTACAATCAGCAGCAAGACCTGGGCCCCCAGCATCTTCTTAGGCTGGTGGGTGTCACAGCCTAGGGGGCACTGGGCAATGTCAGCCCAAGCACtggcccccccagaccccccagccagggggagctgcagctggctggCAGGGACCCAGGCCATGGCCGTTCCCAGCTGCGCAGCGGCCAGGGTCACATTCCTGGGATAGCTGGGAGCTTTGCTGTTCAGACAGGGAAAGGTCACCTTtgtgtgcacaggcagctgccgGGACCActgcccgggcagggcaggggaaggagcagccctgggaggcagagaggaagccCAGCAGCTTCTTCTCCCTGGCTCCAGCCCAGCAGGATGCAGCCATGGCACAGCCAAGGAGGGGCAGCTgcacacagccctgagcagggGGCAAACAAGGCCACAGGATGACAGAAGATGGAAACCCCAGTAAGCGAGGGGAACTGGTGGCAGAGACACACCATTTCTCCCCGATCacctgcaggacagcagggccagggccacAGAGGTGCCAGGGTGACCTGGGACTGGGACAGCTTTTTCTGGGGCAAGATAAGAGCCAGCTGAGGGCAAGAGATTTATTGGTCATTCCCTATATACACTTATATATTAATCTGTAGTAGAAAGCAGCAGTCACTAAgtgcacagagcagcactgaCTTGTGCCTCTTCTCATGCCACAGCTGGAGACCCAGCCCAGCCCAAACTTCCCCTCTTGCCTCCTGTGCACTACAGCCAAATATGGGGGGGAAAGACTAAACCTGCAGGCAGCAAGGCCAAGGAGCACAGGTGTGACTAGCAGGGTCTCAGCTGAGCCAGGACCAAAGACCACATCTCCCGGGGATGCAGGAAGAGCTCTGACTTGATCCCAAAAATACAGTCACCTAGGGAAAGGTAGGGACAGGGCCCTGAGGTTGTTCTGCCCCATCCAGGCGGTGGAGGTAGGACCACAGGTGGTTCCTCCATCACTGAGCCAGGCCACAGGGCCTGGGCAAGTACGTGGTAGGGTGAAGTGAGTGCGATGCAGCACCCAGGGCTTGGGGCAGCTGCCAGGAGACAGCCACAGGGATGGGCACAGCTGTGGGCAACGCTCGACTGCAGGGACCCAGCTGGTATTGCAGACGCTGCGTGGCAAGGAGGGCTGGTctgcccccagcctggcactggCAGAAAGAGCAGCAAGCGCCCATGTCCTCTGGCAGGGTGATGCCACGCTGGGAACCAAGCAGCCCAGGCTTGCGGTGGGCAAGGGCAGGGCACCCGCTGTCCCGGGTGTCAGGTAGTGCAGGACCCAGGAGCTGTCTGGGCCTGTTGTTTTGGTCACTTGATGAGCACCTGGTTGCACAGAGCACACACGAACACTGTCTCCCTCTGAGCTTCTGgggctggaaagaaaagcagatgtcaGAGATGCTCTCTGTCCCCACATCACCCACCACAGGCTAGGGACCccagccacagagctgctccaaGAGCTGCAAACCCATCACCGCtctgacacaagccaggctgtgctgggcaggTCCTGCTGACCGTCCCCACCATGTCTGGGGCAAATCCCTGCAgcagacaacacaggtgagagCAGGAGCTCTGCCCTCCTCCACCTTTCCACTCACCCGTGGCTCCCATCACAGCCTTGGGGACTTTGAAGGAGCAACACCTGGAGCAGAAGCTGTTCCCACAGTTACTGCAGCTCCGCTGTGGAGAGAGATGGAGGTGAGACACTACTCTGGGCCCACTCCCAGCCTTCCCTGGCAAACTCCAGTGCCAGAGCACTGCTAACACCGTTCCCTGCTGAAGGCAAGTGGGTATAAACCCTGGTCCCCGACAGCAGAGGGGTCATCTGTGCAGGAGCTCAGACAAGACAACAGGGGTGGCCTTTGCTCCTCTAGTTCCCACAAGCAGACCTGTGTTCTGCTTCACCGTAAAGTTCTCAGGCCAAAGGAAATGGGCTGAACCAGGGCACAGAGCAGGTGCCTTGTACACCAGCACACACAGGTTTGGCCTGAAGCACCTTCCAAAGGAGCAGAAAGACAAAGACAAAGGCTCCACAGCACTAGGGATCCCTGGCACCATTAGGCATGTGACAACACCCTGCACTTAGCTGAGGTCatctgctgctgggctgtgacCGAGGCCAGACACCCGAGCTGCCAGAGAAAGCCAGGGCGAGCCAGACATGCACAACACCTcagccccaggtgcaggcagCAAGCTGGGGCAGAAGCTGAAGACTCACCCTCTTCTTGAGCACAGAGAAAGTGGCTGCGCAGCCCGTGCAGCTCCCTGGAAGAAAGACAGCAGAGgtcaggcagggctgtgctgcctggGACTGCCAGAGGCACAGGAACACCCATGCCTGTTGCAAAGGCTCAGCTCGGAGACCACACTGCTGCAccctcccatccctgcccttcccaggaCAGCTGGGAACATCCTCCCCATGGAGGAGGATGTCTTTGGAGGTGTCAGCACAGACCCAGCAGGCACCACACCATTCTGTTCACTCACAGTTCAGTGCCCAGCACCGGGAGCAGTGGCCACCGCTGGAAGCAGCACAGaccctgctctgctgagctccCCCAAGCAGCACCCACTCCCAGCCTTACCGAAGTTGTTGCTGGGGTAGCGCTTGCGCAGGCGCTCAGTTAGGCGTGACACCTTGCTGCGGATCACCTCATTTTTGCTCATAAAACCATTGTCCGGGAGGCTGAGGTCAAAATCTGCTGAGCACTGGGAGCTCTCGTCATCCTCctgcaaagagcagagccagctgagcacagaggggtggctgggggcacatgtgggggctgcagggcagcccACCCCACAGATGGGCATCCAGTGGGATGCCCACCCCACAGATGGGCATCCAGGACGTTCCACCTGGCATCACCACACACCACCAGCAAACACAGCAAAGGCTGCCAGCTCTAGATGGGAGGAGATGCCTCTCTTGCACACCTTGGCATAGCAGTACTCACCATGACTAGCAGCTGGTTCTCCTTCTCCCGCAGCATGGGACAGAGAGGAGAGGCAGTACAGATGGAGTCAGAGgtgcccagccccacacccGTCCTCCCTGAGCACCCAGCTTACCCACCAAGGCCCTCACCCCTTCCCACATCAGCTGTCCTGCAGGCATAGCCCACCCCCACCAGCCTCAAACCTCAATAGCATCTTTGAACTCTTCGTCAGGCTCTgcctcctccgcctcctccaCGCTGCCAGGGGTAAGGTCCTGCAAGAGATTCACAGAACTAGTCCTGCTGTatccccacccctgcccaaAGGTGGGCCCATGCTTCTATGGCAGGTTCCAGGACAAAGGACCAGCCACCTGCCAGTCCCATGAGAAGTGCGAGTCCCAGAAGGCGGGGTGAGCCCCTGCCTCCCCCACAGCATGCCCTTACACATAGCAGAAGGACTGAGCCAAGCCCCCAGCGCAGCAGGGCAGCCCCCCAGTAACTGAGGAGGGGCTCCCAGGCAGGGCACACAGACTTCCAGCAAAGCTGACAGCTGGAAGGAGCTTGTGGATAGAGGGGCACGGGCACAGTCAGACCAAAGCGCTGAccctgcagctcccaccccacaactgccagccctgcccctaTCTCACCTCTGTGCTGGTGGGTGTGGGGGTCCGATCCAGgggggcagcagctggcagcgGTTCGGCAGGCTCTGGAGTGCTCTCAATGGGTTTGGTGCCCACACGTTGCTCAATCAAGGCCTTGAGCTCCATTATCACTGGTAAGAAGGGAACACGGCTGGAGCAGGGTGGCacttcccccagccctgccacacaAAAACTGGCTGCAAGAGCCAATTTCCAGGGCTCAGGGTGGGACATTGGCACATACAACCTTCACCCACCCAGTACCCTGAGCCCTCCTCTGCTCACACACCAAAGTCAGGCCAGCAAGGAACCCCCCACCACCTGCCCCAGCTCAGGCTAGGGAACAGTGGGGGCCTTAGTCACAGCTCAGTCACACAGATCTCCTCCAGCACACACCACAGAACAGAGAGCACCTCCggctcttctcctcccctccgACAGCACGTTTTCAAGCCTGCATCACACATTGCCACAGGCACTAAGAGTACTTCAAGTCCTGCAGAGCAGGGTCAGCGACCAAGAAGGGTGACGATGCTCACGTACAGGCTGTGTTGCCAGGCCCCAGTTTGTCACAGCACAGAGGGGAGCAGGAAAGAAGACCCAGGCCAGGACACGCATCAGGAGAGTCTTGCCTCTCACATCTGAGCCCCACCACCCAACCTGGGCTGCTGAGCACCAACCCCAGGACATCACTGCCCTCTGGGGGGTCCAGGTCCCACAGCAGAGCCCAACACAGCACACTGGGCTCACACAAGGGCTCTAGGAGAGGATCAGTACAGGATCCTTGGTTTCAGAGGGCCTTTCCTCATCCATCCCACATAGGGCTTTTACCTTGGTAGAACTGGGTGTTGCCCAGGAAGAGGGTGCTGTTGAGGATGGCCAGGACCCAGCAGAGGGGCAACAGGTAAAGGATGCAGACAGAGCCCAGCAGCGCTCCATAAAacctgggaaggagcagcaggacACAGCAGTCAAGACAGAGTGACTCATGCCACAGCACAAGTCCCTTCCTTCACCTGGTTCTCTGCCTGCTCTCTCCAAGTACCAAACACATCAAAGGCAGCTCCACATGCCAggcccctctccctgctgagCCCACCACAGGATGCCTGACCCGGTAGTACTCACTGGGAAGAGACAGTGGGGTTCTCCCAGTACAGTACACGGTACACTGCCTCGCAGCTGCAGCACATCCCGCTCAGGAACCCTTCCAGCTGGATCAGGCTGTGAATGAGATCTCACAGTCACGAAAAGGCCCCGCAAATACACACCCTGGCTCCTCCACACTCATACAACTTTATGGTGGCCAGGCTGGCATGAACCCAGGCCCTCCACAGCCACAGAGAAGCCCTCCCAACTGCAGAGACCCCAGAAGCCCCCCAGCCAGGAGGGCTCCAGAAACTCACAAGCTCTTGACCTGGGCGATGGCCTCCTGCCGTGAGAGCTGCACCCTGCGCAGGTCCTCCCGGCGGACGCTATGGTACCTCCTGCGCACCAGCTCCGGCTCCGAGGGCCGGGCCCGGCACGTCTCCTGCAGGTAGCCCAGCAGGGCCGGCACCACGACCAACAGGGCGAGCACCGAGTACCAGGCGGCTGGAAGAGGCGGGACAGCGTCAGCCCGGGGGGTCCGGGGAGGGGACGGGCCCTGTCCCCCCGAAACGCACCTCGGCCGAGGGTGAGCAGGAGGAAGTTGAGGCCGAGGCAGACGAGGAGGGAGCACACGGGCCGCTGCCACCTGCGGGGGGAGGAAGGGTGAGGGACCGGAGGCCGCGGGGACGGTCTCGGTCCCGGCCCAGCCCGCACCTACCGGAGGAGGGAGCGGACGCCCTCGGCGGCGTCCCGCAGCGGCTCCAGGTAGAGCTCCAGCCGCCGGTAGCTCCGCACCAGCTCCAGCAAGTCGAAGGCTGCGGCGGCCTTTGGCGGCGACGGCTCTGGCGGGACCTcaccgccgcccgccgccaccACGGGACCGCCCGCCGCCCCGTCCCGCTCCGCCGCCTGCATGACGGACCGGGAccggccgggcccgccgccaCCGAGCTCGGCCCTACACCGCGCCGCACTTCCGGGAAGCGGCCAGGTGCGCCGTGACCTCACCCGCGGCGCTGGCACGCAGCCAATCAGGAGAGCCGGGCTGGGAAGCTCAGGCCGAAGCCCCGCCCCTGCTCGGGCAAAGGGGCGGAAGCGGCTTCGGCCCAGGAAGCGGCTCCGGTTCGGGCCCGCCGCCGACGGGCCTCCGCGGGCCGGGCGGTGCCCGGAGGCCTGCGACCGGTCTGGGCGTGGGGCTCGGGGCCGGGACTCGGGCCCCGTGGGTCCGCTCTAGATATGGAGCTCGGCCCCGTGCCGGTCCGGGTCTGGTCCGGTGCGGGGCTCAGCCTGGGTCCGGTCCAGCGCTGGGCACTGATCCCGGTCTGACCCTGATCCGGGTCTAATCCCGGTCCAGGGCTCAGTCCCAGTCCGGGTCCCAGCCTGGCCTGCTCCCGGCCGTATCGGGGCACTGTGGGTTTGTCCCCAGGAGCTCCATCGCTGGGGCACCTCTCCACGGGGAGAAACCAGAGACCAGCCCCGCACCGGGGGTCCCTGGGAGAGGGCGGGAGGTTCCCCCCAGGCCCGGGAGCGTGGCTGGCAGCTCACCCGCTGCCCCTCCACACCCCCtgagcagcccagccctggctgcgTTGGCGCTTCCCCGCACAGCAGCCTGCGTCCTGCTCCCACCCTGGGCACCGCAGGCTGTCCTGCCAGGCGCCCGCAGTAGGGCAGGGCAGCTGGCTCCCAGGGGTGTTCTGGGGACCCCGGGGCTGTGTCTGATGCCAAAAGGGGGGAATCCATCCCATAATACTCCATGCAACCTTGTTAACACTGTGACAGCCCTTGCAGCACAGGGCTCAACGCTGCTGCCGGCTGCCCGCAGCCTCCGCTGAGCAGGGCACACGCCCCAGGGGCAGAGGGCTGGGCGGCCTAGTGACACGCCGGCTGTTGCTAGAGGTCCAAGGCTGATCCCTGTCCCGTGAGTGCAGCCCAGGGCCAGAGCCAGCCCTGGGAGATGCCGGCTACCCCCAGCTTGCCCccggctccccaggggcccAGCAGCATGGGACAACTGCCCGGCAGTGCCCTGGCCCCGGCACAGAGAGTCCTTTCAGCTGCAGAGCGATGAAGCCCATAGGAATGCAGCTCCATCCTGTCCCCATCATGTCCCTGCGGccacccagccccagggacTGGGCCCCCCTCTGCACTGCTGGGCCGCGGGAGGTGCCcgcacccagcacccacacaATCACCAGGCTGTGCCCTGTCTCTGAAGGGGGCAGGGGACAGTCTCTGTCCCCCGGGGCAGGGGTTTAAGCCTCTCTACCAGGACTGGGGAGCCTGCCCACAACCCCAGAGCACACCAGGATGTTGTGACCACGGCCAGAGGCTCCAGGCAGGGATGCCCCAGGGCACAGGGCTACAGAGATGGGTGTGATCTCAGCTCAGACCCTGTCCCCAGCAG harbors:
- the SFRP5 gene encoding secreted frizzled-related protein 5, with amino-acid sequence MRRAGGPAAGRVPALLALALALAGSRGGGQHYDYYGWQPESLPRGRFYGREPQCLDIPPDMPLCRDVGYKRMRLPNLLEHESMAEAKQQAGSWVPLLAKQCHTDTQLFLCSLFAPVCLDRPVYPCRSLCEVVRDSCAPVMESYGFPWPEMLHCGKFPSDHELCIAVQFGNSKATPPPVSKICTQCEMEHKADGMMEQMCSSDFVVKMRIKEMTEENGERRLVAAQKKKVLKLGPLKRKDTKKMVLYMRNAGTCPCPQLDSLSGSFLVMGRKVGGRLLLLAIYPWQKHNKEMKFAVKFMFSYPCPLYHPLLYGAGQH
- the ZFYVE27 gene encoding protrudin, giving the protein MQAAERDGAAGGPVVAAGGGEVPPEPSPPKAAAAFDLLELVRSYRRLELYLEPLRDAAEGVRSLLRWQRPVCSLLVCLGLNFLLLTLGRAAWYSVLALLVVVPALLGYLQETCRARPSEPELVRRRYHSVRREDLRRVQLSRQEAIAQVKSFLIQLEGFLSGMCCSCEAVYRVLYWENPTVSSQFYGALLGSVCILYLLPLCWVLAILNSTLFLGNTQFYQVIMELKALIEQRVGTKPIESTPEPAEPLPAAAPLDRTPTPTSTEDLTPGSVEEAEEAEPDEEFKDAIEEDDESSQCSADFDLSLPDNGFMSKNEVIRSKVSRLTERLRKRYPSNNFGSCTGCAATFSVLKKRRSCSNCGNSFCSRCCSFKVPKAVMGATAPEAQRETVFVCALCNQVLIK